A DNA window from Pseudoalteromonas spongiae UST010723-006 contains the following coding sequences:
- a CDS encoding mannose-1-phosphate guanylyltransferase/mannose-6-phosphate isomerase, with protein MSNIYPTILSGGSGTRLWPLSRKHYPKQFLKLTSKYTMLQETALRLSGFNKPIAVCNESHRFILAEQLHEIGQDPTAIILEPVGRNTAPAIALSAFKALEHSDDAILVVLAADHLIEDLEAFQNAVELAAEYAEQGKIVTFGIVPTSPETGFGYIQGEKGSSQALKIKQFVEKPNKVKAKEYLDSGDFFWNSGMFVVKAKVYLEELKRFNFEIYESAFKAYSNAQSDLDFVRINKDDFVKCPDNSIDYAIMEHTELGVVLPISVGWSDVGSFSALWEVLPKDDFGNVNLGDVKNIDSKNCLVQSENQFVATIGVSDLVIIGTKDSILVAHKNRVQDVKSIVNHLECTGRSEHLLHREVHRPWGKYDSVDKGKRYQVKRITVKPEASLSKQLHYHRAEHWVVVSGTAIVEVDDIETVLTENQSVYIPVGANHRLINPGKVNLEIIEIQSGSYLGEDDIVRLEDEFGRT; from the coding sequence ATGTCTAATATATACCCAACTATTTTATCTGGTGGTTCTGGTACGCGACTTTGGCCTCTCTCACGAAAACACTACCCAAAGCAATTTTTAAAGCTGACAAGCAAATATACAATGCTGCAAGAAACAGCGCTACGCTTAAGTGGGTTTAATAAGCCAATTGCTGTTTGTAATGAAAGTCATCGCTTTATTCTTGCCGAACAACTGCATGAAATCGGGCAAGACCCAACCGCAATTATTTTAGAGCCAGTAGGCAGAAACACGGCTCCAGCAATTGCTCTGTCAGCGTTTAAAGCATTGGAGCATAGCGATGATGCAATTTTAGTTGTGCTTGCTGCTGATCATCTTATTGAAGATCTCGAAGCGTTTCAAAATGCAGTAGAGCTTGCTGCAGAGTATGCCGAGCAGGGAAAAATTGTTACTTTTGGCATAGTACCTACCTCACCTGAAACAGGTTTTGGCTATATTCAAGGTGAAAAAGGCAGTTCTCAGGCATTAAAAATTAAGCAGTTCGTTGAAAAACCCAATAAAGTCAAAGCCAAAGAGTATTTAGATAGCGGAGATTTCTTCTGGAACAGCGGCATGTTTGTGGTCAAAGCAAAAGTTTATTTAGAAGAACTAAAAAGATTTAACTTTGAGATATATGAATCTGCATTTAAGGCGTACTCCAACGCTCAGTCAGACTTAGATTTTGTCAGAATAAATAAAGATGATTTTGTAAAGTGCCCAGATAATTCAATCGATTATGCTATTATGGAGCATACAGAGTTGGGCGTTGTTCTGCCTATTTCAGTTGGTTGGAGTGACGTTGGATCATTTTCTGCGCTTTGGGAAGTATTGCCTAAAGATGACTTTGGTAACGTAAATCTTGGCGATGTTAAAAATATTGATTCTAAAAATTGCCTTGTACAATCAGAGAATCAATTTGTTGCAACTATAGGTGTTAGCGATTTAGTTATAATTGGCACAAAAGACTCTATTTTGGTTGCTCATAAAAATAGAGTCCAAGATGTAAAAAGCATCGTTAATCATTTAGAATGCACTGGAAGAAGTGAGCATTTACTTCATCGAGAGGTACATCGTCCTTGGGGGAAATATGACTCTGTAGACAAGGGAAAGCGATACCAAGTTAAGCGAATAACAGTAAAGCCAGAAGCCTCGTTATCAAAACAACTACATTATCATCGAGCAGAACATTGGGTAGTTGTTTCTGGAACCGCTATTGTTGAAGTCGATGACATTGAAACTGTTCTTACTGAAAACCAATCTGTTTACATACCAGTTGGGGCTAACCATAGATTAATAAATCCAGGGAAGGTAAATCTTGAAATTATAGAAATACAAAGCGGAAGCTATCTTGGTGAAGATGACATAGTTCGACTTGAAGATGAGTTTGGTCGAACGTAA
- a CDS encoding glycosyltransferase, which produces MQELFVSVICVVNSSKSLNKISELHDTLEKNYSDFEIVIIDQSDNESVTQEVGTALKRFTSIRHIELSFKVKHDVAIAAGVENSIGDYIVHFNLDSDPIHAVEDLVSICMSKTDIVFGECKQLFSYKYDLIKPLINVLESVSKAKFPDYFTELFCINRKVANAVTETGRYHHKFFARIIRTGYKVSTYSYSTQSDKKRSSALELKNSFRELIFNSTRPLRWMSALGCLGGFLAFIFSVYSVLANIISGNVVQGWTTLVLFSSMLFMLLFVILAFFGEYLGRLLDDRSDKRDYCVKNEQHSTVMVNKNRINVTDSAE; this is translated from the coding sequence ATGCAGGAACTATTTGTTTCAGTAATTTGTGTAGTTAACAGTAGTAAAAGTTTAAATAAAATATCAGAACTACATGATACCTTAGAAAAGAATTACAGTGATTTTGAAATTGTCATTATAGATCAAAGTGATAATGAAAGTGTTACCCAAGAGGTAGGTACAGCCTTAAAGCGCTTCACATCAATCAGGCATATCGAACTGAGCTTTAAAGTTAAACATGATGTAGCAATTGCGGCAGGTGTTGAAAACTCTATTGGTGATTATATTGTTCACTTTAACTTAGACTCAGATCCTATTCATGCTGTAGAGGATTTGGTATCAATCTGTATGTCAAAGACTGATATCGTGTTCGGTGAATGCAAACAGCTATTTAGCTATAAATACGACCTCATTAAGCCGCTTATCAATGTCTTAGAATCAGTGAGCAAAGCCAAGTTTCCTGACTACTTTACTGAGTTGTTTTGTATTAACCGCAAAGTCGCAAATGCAGTAACAGAGACTGGCAGATATCATCACAAGTTTTTTGCCAGAATAATAAGGACTGGCTATAAAGTTTCCACATACTCATATTCAACACAATCAGATAAAAAGCGTTCGTCTGCATTAGAGCTAAAAAACTCATTTAGAGAGTTAATATTTAACTCAACAAGACCGCTTAGATGGATGAGTGCGTTAGGTTGCCTTGGTGGTTTCCTTGCGTTTATCTTTAGCGTTTATAGTGTGCTGGCTAACATCATTAGCGGTAACGTAGTTCAAGGGTGGACGACATTAGTGCTGTTTAGCTCAATGTTGTTTATGTTGCTCTTCGTTATATTGGCATTTTTTGGAGAGTATCTAGGAAGGTTGCTCGATGATCGCAGTGATAAACGAGATTATTGTGTTAAGAACGAGCAACATAGTACCGTGATGGTAAATAAAAACAGAATAAACGTAACTGATAGCGCAGAGTGA
- the wecC gene encoding UDP-N-acetyl-D-mannosamine dehydrogenase — protein MEFKTISVVGLGYIGLPTAAVIASRGLQVIGLDVSEHAVKTINEGNVHIVEPDLDIVVRSVVNSGNLKATLTAEKADAFMVAVPTPFKDDYKADLSYIESAAKTIAPVLEKGNLVILESTSPVGATEEMAKWLAEARPDLSFPQQNASNPDINIAHCPERVLPGHVLRELVENDRVIGGMSPACSERAVALYKTFVKGECLITNARTAEMAKLTENSFRDVNIAFANELSLICDKLDINVWELIKLANRHPRVNILNPGPGVGGHCIAVDPWFIVSSAPEEAKLIKQARLVNDAKPEYVFNQIIKEADEFKRPVVACFGLAFKADIDDLRESPALDIAVKLAKQEGLEVLVVEPNIDALPNVFEGTNAKLVSVEQAFEEAKVMAILVDHSEFKNVDAEKWAAKVVIDSRGIV, from the coding sequence GTGGAATTTAAAACAATATCGGTGGTTGGTTTAGGTTATATTGGTTTGCCAACTGCAGCAGTCATTGCTTCGCGTGGTTTACAAGTTATCGGTTTAGATGTGAGCGAACATGCTGTTAAAACAATTAACGAAGGTAATGTTCATATCGTTGAGCCTGACTTAGATATTGTTGTACGTTCTGTTGTAAATAGCGGTAATTTAAAAGCCACTTTAACCGCCGAAAAAGCGGATGCATTTATGGTGGCAGTACCAACGCCTTTTAAAGATGATTATAAAGCGGATCTTTCGTATATTGAATCAGCCGCTAAAACCATTGCGCCAGTATTAGAAAAGGGTAATTTAGTTATTCTTGAATCAACTTCACCAGTTGGTGCGACTGAAGAAATGGCTAAATGGTTGGCTGAAGCACGTCCTGATTTGTCTTTCCCGCAGCAAAACGCAAGTAACCCTGATATTAACATTGCCCATTGTCCTGAGCGTGTTTTACCGGGTCATGTACTTCGCGAGCTCGTTGAGAATGATCGTGTAATTGGTGGTATGTCGCCCGCGTGTTCTGAAAGAGCAGTTGCTCTTTATAAAACATTTGTCAAAGGTGAGTGTTTAATCACTAATGCACGCACTGCTGAAATGGCAAAACTAACTGAAAACTCATTCCGTGATGTCAATATTGCATTTGCAAACGAGCTTTCGCTGATTTGTGACAAGTTAGATATTAATGTGTGGGAATTAATTAAACTTGCTAATCGTCACCCTCGTGTAAATATTTTAAATCCAGGCCCAGGTGTAGGCGGCCACTGTATTGCTGTTGATCCTTGGTTTATTGTGAGCTCTGCGCCAGAAGAAGCAAAGCTTATCAAGCAGGCGCGTTTAGTAAACGATGCTAAACCTGAATACGTTTTTAACCAAATCATTAAAGAAGCGGATGAATTTAAACGTCCTGTAGTCGCGTGTTTTGGCTTAGCGTTTAAGGCTGATATTGATGATTTACGTGAAAGCCCTGCGCTTGATATTGCCGTTAAGTTAGCAAAGCAAGAAGGTCTTGAGGTGCTTGTAGTTGAGCCTAATATTGACGCTTTACCTAATGTATTTGAAGGAACCAATGCAAAGCTCGTTTCAGTAGAGCAAGCTTTTGAAGAGGCAAAGGTAATGGCTATCTTAGTTGATCACTCTGAGTTTAAAAACGTTGATGCTGAAAAGTGGGCCGCAAAAGTGGTTATTGATAGTCGTGGTATTGTGTAA
- a CDS encoding FAD-dependent oxidoreductase, which yields MKSAIIGGGFFGLYLADYLAKKGHSVTLFEKSNESMSRASYVNQARVHNGYHYPRSILTALRSRESFPNFVKEFESAIVSDFDKYYMIGKVLGKVTANQFQKFCKKIDAYCSPANGEITSLVNKQLIEEVFLTKEYAFDSTLLKAEMLRRLESQDVKQNYNTLVLSAESVGNKVKLNARNETTEFSEEFDQVFNCTYSMINSILHNSKLELIPLKHELTEMCIVEPPALLKNAGITVMCGPFFSIMPFPSKQAHSFSHVRYTPHSEWYDDANSYQTSHDIFDDVDKKSAWRKMIYDAQRYIPALAECSYKESIWEVKTVLPASEANDSRPILFKKDYGIKGLHCVMGGKIDNVYDAVTMIENMRLV from the coding sequence ATGAAAAGTGCTATTATCGGTGGAGGCTTTTTTGGCCTATACCTAGCTGATTATCTAGCTAAAAAAGGACATAGCGTCACTCTATTTGAAAAGTCAAATGAAAGCATGTCTAGAGCCTCTTATGTTAATCAAGCAAGAGTTCACAATGGGTATCATTACCCTAGAAGTATCCTTACAGCTCTTCGCTCAAGGGAATCATTTCCTAACTTTGTAAAAGAATTTGAATCTGCAATAGTTAGTGATTTTGACAAATATTACATGATTGGCAAAGTACTAGGAAAGGTTACAGCAAATCAGTTTCAAAAGTTTTGTAAAAAGATTGATGCATATTGCTCACCGGCAAACGGAGAAATAACTAGCTTAGTTAACAAACAATTGATCGAAGAGGTGTTTCTAACGAAGGAATACGCGTTTGATAGTACTTTACTAAAAGCTGAAATGTTGCGTCGATTAGAAAGTCAAGATGTGAAGCAAAACTATAATACGTTAGTGCTTAGCGCCGAGTCAGTTGGTAATAAAGTAAAGCTTAACGCTAGAAACGAAACTACTGAATTTAGTGAAGAGTTTGATCAGGTGTTCAATTGTACTTATTCAATGATCAACTCAATTTTACATAACTCTAAGCTAGAGTTAATTCCTTTGAAGCATGAGCTCACCGAAATGTGCATTGTTGAGCCGCCAGCATTGTTAAAAAATGCAGGGATTACCGTTATGTGTGGCCCGTTTTTTTCTATCATGCCATTTCCCAGCAAACAAGCGCATTCTTTTAGCCATGTAAGATATACGCCTCATTCTGAATGGTATGATGACGCAAACAGTTATCAAACCTCCCACGACATATTTGATGATGTTGATAAGAAAAGTGCTTGGCGAAAGATGATTTATGACGCACAGCGATATATTCCAGCATTAGCAGAGTGCAGTTATAAAGAATCTATATGGGAAGTGAAAACAGTTTTACCCGCGAGTGAAGCGAATGATTCACGTCCTATTTTATTTAAAAAAGATTATGGTATTAAAGGGCTTCATTGCGTTATGGGTGGAAAAATAGACAATGTTTACGATGCGGTCACAATGATTGAAAATATGAGGCTAGTGTAA
- a CDS encoding phosphomannomutase translates to MMNSSNIIARSGIGFGTSGARGLVCDFTPDVCAAFALAFAHVVQQEGKVTTMALAIDNRPSSYQMAQAISAGLAQINIASKFYGVIPTPALAYYAMQHNMPCIMVTGSHIPFDRNGLKFYKAQGEITKADEVAILATNVPLSAITTLPELSVLPDAKDAYIRRNTEICKQDALVGKRIGIYEHSSAGRDIYNLILEAMGAEVISLGRSDEFVPIDTEAVSEEDKEKARAWVKGYKLDALFSTDGDGDRPLLSDEFGEWLRGDILGLLCSKILGIEALSTPVSCNTAIEKSNLFKHIERTKIGSPYVISEFDSLLSTFNSVAGFEANGGYLLASKIKLNGKIIQPLPTRDAILPAITLLSQLNQQSISEQVKLLPQRYTASDRIKDFARDKSLSLIANINKEPEAWLLKLDLPFKLAKVNDTDGFRMTFTDGEVVHLRPSGNAPELRCYAESNSQIKAEQLVKATLSAIQNL, encoded by the coding sequence ATGATGAATAGTTCAAATATTATTGCACGCTCTGGCATAGGATTTGGCACCTCTGGAGCGCGCGGATTAGTATGCGATTTTACACCTGATGTATGCGCCGCATTCGCGCTGGCTTTTGCCCATGTTGTGCAGCAAGAAGGCAAAGTAACCACTATGGCATTAGCGATTGATAACCGCCCAAGTAGTTACCAGATGGCACAAGCGATTAGCGCTGGACTTGCTCAAATAAATATCGCCAGTAAATTTTACGGGGTGATCCCAACACCCGCTTTGGCATATTACGCAATGCAGCACAATATGCCGTGCATTATGGTCACCGGCAGCCATATTCCATTTGACCGTAATGGGCTAAAGTTTTACAAAGCCCAAGGGGAAATTACTAAAGCCGATGAAGTGGCAATTTTAGCCACCAACGTCCCGCTATCAGCAATCACCACCTTACCCGAATTGAGTGTTTTGCCAGATGCCAAAGACGCATACATTCGTCGCAACACTGAAATTTGTAAACAAGATGCGTTAGTAGGCAAGCGCATCGGCATTTACGAGCATTCAAGTGCTGGCCGTGATATTTACAACCTTATTCTTGAAGCTATGGGTGCCGAAGTTATTTCACTAGGGCGAAGTGACGAATTTGTACCGATCGATACCGAAGCTGTGTCTGAAGAAGATAAAGAAAAGGCGCGCGCTTGGGTGAAAGGGTACAAGTTGGATGCGCTATTTTCCACCGATGGCGATGGCGATAGGCCTCTTCTTTCTGATGAGTTTGGTGAGTGGTTGCGAGGCGATATATTAGGTTTATTATGTTCAAAAATTTTAGGCATCGAAGCATTATCTACTCCGGTGAGCTGTAATACCGCAATCGAAAAGAGCAACCTTTTTAAACACATTGAACGTACAAAGATTGGATCACCATACGTTATTTCAGAATTCGACAGTTTACTTAGTACATTTAACTCTGTTGCTGGCTTTGAAGCGAATGGCGGGTATTTATTAGCCAGCAAAATAAAGCTAAATGGTAAAATAATTCAACCATTACCTACACGAGATGCGATATTGCCCGCGATTACCTTATTAAGCCAATTAAATCAGCAATCAATTTCTGAACAAGTTAAGTTATTACCACAACGCTATACAGCGAGTGATCGAATTAAAGACTTTGCACGAGATAAAAGCCTATCACTAATTGCTAACATTAATAAAGAGCCTGAAGCTTGGTTACTAAAGTTAGATTTGCCTTTTAAACTTGCAAAAGTAAATGACACTGACGGCTTTAGAATGACGTTCACAGATGGCGAGGTTGTGCACCTTCGTCCATCTGGTAACGCGCCTGAATTACGATGCTATGCTGAAAGTAATAGCCAAATCAAAGCAGAACAGCTTGTAAAAGCAACGTTATCGGCCATTCAGAACTTATAA
- the wecB gene encoding non-hydrolyzing UDP-N-acetylglucosamine 2-epimerase: MKVLTVFGTRPEAIKMAPLVKALENEPKIESKVCVTAQHREMLDQVLELFKITPDYDLNIMKPGQDLTDITSKILLGLKPVIAEFKPDWVLVHGDTTTTLATSLAAFYQQTKVGHVEAGLRTGNLYSPWPEEANRTITGVIAEKHFAPTEGSANNLLREHVNPESIVVTGNTVIDALLQIKNDVLTNENVKAEFDAKFSAFNSKPYVLITGHRRESFGGGFERICQAIATLADKYPEHNFVYPVHLNPNVQEPVNRLLAEHTNVMLIEPQEYLPFVYLMDNAHIILTDSGGIQEEAPSLGKPVLVMRETTERPEAVEAGTVKLVGTDVELIVNSVSELIDSKDAYNQMSFAHNPYGDGKGCERIITALLK; encoded by the coding sequence ATGAAAGTATTAACCGTATTTGGTACGCGCCCTGAAGCGATAAAAATGGCGCCATTAGTTAAAGCTCTTGAAAACGAACCGAAAATTGAAAGCAAAGTGTGTGTAACAGCGCAACACCGTGAAATGCTTGATCAAGTGCTTGAGCTGTTTAAAATTACGCCTGATTATGATTTAAATATTATGAAGCCGGGGCAAGACCTTACTGATATTACCAGTAAGATATTACTTGGTTTAAAACCTGTTATTGCTGAATTTAAACCGGACTGGGTATTAGTTCATGGTGATACGACAACAACGCTAGCAACATCGTTAGCTGCGTTTTATCAACAAACAAAAGTAGGTCATGTGGAAGCAGGTTTACGCACCGGTAACTTGTATAGCCCTTGGCCTGAAGAGGCAAATCGCACAATTACAGGTGTTATTGCAGAAAAGCATTTTGCACCAACTGAGGGGTCTGCAAATAACTTGCTGCGTGAGCATGTTAACCCCGAAAGCATTGTCGTGACTGGTAACACAGTAATTGATGCACTATTGCAAATTAAAAATGATGTGCTCACAAATGAGAATGTCAAAGCCGAGTTTGATGCCAAATTCTCAGCTTTTAACTCTAAACCTTATGTGTTGATCACAGGTCATCGCCGTGAAAGTTTTGGTGGTGGATTTGAGCGTATTTGCCAAGCGATAGCAACACTTGCGGATAAGTATCCTGAGCATAACTTTGTATATCCAGTGCATTTAAATCCGAATGTACAAGAACCAGTAAACCGCCTGTTAGCTGAACATACAAATGTTATGTTAATTGAGCCGCAAGAGTATTTACCGTTTGTTTATCTTATGGATAATGCGCATATTATTTTAACTGACTCAGGCGGTATTCAAGAAGAAGCGCCTTCGCTAGGCAAGCCAGTGTTAGTTATGCGCGAAACTACTGAGCGCCCAGAAGCGGTTGAAGCAGGTACAGTAAAGCTTGTTGGCACAGATGTAGAACTTATCGTGAATTCAGTTTCAGAGTTGATAGATTCTAAAGATGCATATAACCAAATGAGCTTTGCCCATAACCCCTATGGTGATGGAAAAGGGTGTGAACGAATTATAACTGCGTTATTAAAGTAA
- a CDS encoding glycosyltransferase encodes MTILYDFLEVAGGAEKVSLDLAQHLNCPLIVSGTNKDIFSAFPEHNVNIINIGKVARIPIWKTINSINAFERIKTEQLTSKKILFSGSNAPVAVHKSQAEKNIYYCHTPPRFAYDLYDHYQNTLPSWQAYIVDKFATWVRQKYEPTLPKMDLVIANSNNVKARLKKYLNVDATVIYPPVHIEEFFNSSSSGYYLSTARLEEYKRIQTIVDAFKQLPNKKLVLVSGGSMLDKLKIECQNYSNIEIVGWASQEMLRKYISECIATIYIPIDEDFGMSPVESMAAGKPVIGVNDGGIKETVRHQETGYLCPADLSTSDLIDAIEFLTPNKAQNMMNNCIARAQSFKADLFFSQMKEIMT; translated from the coding sequence GTGACCATTTTATATGACTTCCTTGAAGTTGCCGGAGGCGCAGAGAAGGTATCTCTTGATTTAGCGCAACATTTAAATTGCCCACTCATTGTTAGCGGAACAAATAAAGATATTTTTAGCGCATTTCCAGAACATAATGTGAATATTATTAATATCGGCAAGGTTGCGAGAATTCCTATTTGGAAAACGATTAACTCGATTAATGCTTTCGAAAGAATAAAAACTGAACAGCTAACCAGTAAGAAAATTCTCTTTTCTGGCAGTAATGCGCCTGTAGCCGTGCATAAGTCTCAAGCTGAGAAAAATATATACTATTGCCATACGCCCCCAAGGTTTGCTTATGATCTCTATGACCACTATCAGAATACGTTACCATCTTGGCAAGCGTATATAGTTGATAAATTTGCGACTTGGGTGAGACAAAAATATGAACCAACTTTGCCAAAGATGGATCTCGTCATTGCTAACTCAAATAATGTTAAAGCCCGTTTAAAGAAATACTTAAATGTCGATGCAACTGTTATTTACCCTCCTGTTCATATTGAAGAATTTTTTAATTCAAGTTCAAGTGGTTATTATTTGTCGACAGCAAGGCTTGAAGAATATAAACGGATTCAAACGATTGTCGATGCATTTAAACAGCTACCCAACAAAAAGCTCGTACTTGTGTCAGGTGGCAGCATGCTCGATAAACTCAAAATAGAATGTCAAAATTATTCAAATATTGAAATTGTTGGTTGGGCATCACAAGAAATGCTACGAAAATACATCTCTGAATGTATTGCCACTATTTACATACCGATTGATGAAGACTTTGGTATGTCTCCAGTTGAATCTATGGCCGCAGGAAAACCCGTTATTGGTGTTAATGATGGCGGAATAAAAGAAACCGTTAGACATCAAGAAACTGGCTACCTTTGCCCAGCAGATTTAAGCACCAGCGACCTAATCGACGCGATAGAATTCTTAACGCCAAACAAAGCACAAAACATGATGAATAATTGTATTGCGCGCGCTCAATCATTTAAGGCCGATTTATTTTTCAGCCAAATGAAAGAAATTATGACTTAA
- a CDS encoding tetratricopeptide repeat protein, whose translation MTLLQNKKLLALFLISFLTVVLYGNTLDVPFYFDDETSIVESSVIHTGALSDIYQAYKLRFVGYWTFALNYQYGGGDVTSFHITNIVIHFINGLLVYWICALLFKFRPERGGVLDISEKWLPLLAALVFISHPLHTQAVTYIVQRSASLTALFYLVSVIAYVHCRIVKSKVRLVVWFCTLVISALLAIFTKQNAFTLPIVLFLTEVVLFRKLSNNQIVSILLAPFLILAGTCLLTPETLSVLDDLTTETKSYSRIEYFFAQANVLWIYIAKFFYPVPLRLEYLYDQHSFSNTQSYIALLAHLIVISSALLFSKRYSLICFGVLFYYSTMLVESSIIPIQDMAVEHRTYLPNVGLIIALMGLSSLLLEHCSSDKRKIYLFFVCSVFVVGAFSLLTYQRNEQWRDPITFYKHELKYGPDNPRVLNNLADAYFEIEEIDKALPLLKHSLSIDAENLTNTQAVNMLAMLIGYKKYEEAEELGESLINKIKRPFLKRGVLVNLGIMHLEQNQLEKSEVAFKRALNFKPITAKVMLGLAVSLAKQGKFDEAEFYTTQVIKVEPNNAGAKKLFNQIRQARQNE comes from the coding sequence GTGACGTTATTGCAAAATAAAAAACTATTAGCTCTATTCTTAATCTCATTTCTAACTGTCGTTTTATACGGCAATACCCTTGATGTACCATTTTACTTTGATGATGAAACATCGATTGTTGAAAGTAGCGTCATTCATACAGGCGCGCTAAGCGATATTTATCAAGCTTACAAACTACGTTTTGTGGGATATTGGACGTTTGCTTTAAATTATCAGTATGGTGGGGGAGATGTTACAAGTTTTCATATTACAAATATTGTTATCCACTTTATAAATGGTTTATTAGTCTATTGGATTTGCGCATTATTATTTAAGTTCCGCCCTGAAAGAGGAGGTGTGCTTGATATCTCGGAAAAATGGCTACCGTTGCTAGCAGCTCTTGTCTTTATTTCTCACCCCTTACATACCCAAGCAGTTACTTATATCGTGCAACGCTCGGCATCGCTTACCGCGTTATTTTATCTTGTTTCAGTTATCGCATATGTTCACTGTAGAATTGTAAAATCTAAAGTTAGATTGGTAGTGTGGTTTTGTACTTTAGTTATTTCGGCTTTGTTGGCAATATTTACGAAACAAAATGCGTTTACATTACCAATAGTGCTGTTTTTAACTGAGGTTGTTCTTTTTAGGAAATTGTCGAACAATCAAATTGTTTCAATATTGTTAGCGCCATTTCTTATCCTTGCTGGTACCTGTTTACTCACCCCTGAAACTTTGAGTGTGTTAGATGACTTAACAACTGAGACAAAATCGTACTCTCGTATAGAGTATTTTTTCGCGCAAGCGAATGTTTTATGGATTTATATTGCTAAATTTTTCTACCCAGTACCACTCAGGCTAGAGTATTTGTACGATCAGCATTCATTTAGCAATACGCAATCTTATATCGCATTATTGGCACATTTAATAGTTATTAGTAGCGCATTGCTATTTTCGAAACGCTATTCTTTGATATGTTTTGGAGTACTCTTTTATTATTCTACGATGCTTGTTGAATCTAGCATCATTCCTATACAGGATATGGCAGTTGAGCATAGAACTTATTTACCTAATGTTGGCTTGATTATAGCTTTGATGGGGCTTAGCTCTTTACTGTTAGAGCATTGTAGTTCTGACAAGCGTAAAATTTACCTGTTTTTTGTTTGCTCGGTATTTGTTGTCGGAGCTTTTTCATTACTTACATACCAACGCAATGAGCAGTGGAGAGACCCGATTACGTTTTATAAGCATGAATTAAAATATGGTCCTGATAACCCCAGAGTTTTAAATAATTTAGCGGATGCCTATTTTGAGATTGAAGAAATTGATAAAGCGCTTCCGCTTTTAAAACACAGTTTATCGATTGATGCCGAAAATCTAACTAATACGCAAGCCGTAAATATGTTAGCTATGTTGATTGGTTATAAAAAGTATGAAGAGGCAGAAGAGTTAGGAGAGTCACTGATCAATAAAATAAAACGTCCGTTTTTAAAACGTGGTGTTTTAGTTAATTTAGGTATTATGCATCTAGAGCAGAACCAGCTTGAAAAGTCTGAAGTGGCGTTTAAAAGAGCGTTGAATTTTAAGCCAATTACTGCAAAGGTTATGCTTGGTCTTGCGGTTTCTTTGGCCAAGCAAGGTAAGTTTGATGAAGCTGAGTTTTATACGACTCAGGTAATAAAAGTTGAACCGAATAACGCAGGGGCAAAAAAACTCTTTAATCAAATACGACAAGCACGGCAAAATGAATAG